The genomic interval GTACCTCCCACTTGGTACGCGCTCGTTCCCAAATCATACCAACCGATTGACTAGGTGACCGAGCGGATTGGTGGCTAGTCACCCCGGTTGCTGGAACCCAGGGTTGAACCCCGGGTTCCACCGCCCGATATCGGGAGCTGGGACCCTCAGAAGCGGAAGATATGCGCCGATTACCCGTCGGCGAGGTCCCGGACCGACCAGATCAACCAGCGTCCATCGGGATCAGGTCGCAGTTCGATCTCCCATTTGGCCCGAAGACTTTCGCCTCCCCCGGCCACGAAGGTGATAGACGCCACGAAAGCCGCTGATCGGCCATCGATAGTCAAGGACTCCTCTTCGACCTCCGCCATGAACGACGTACCAACCAATCCGGCTTCCTCTTCGAACACCGACCATTGCGGGCCATGAGGATCGAAGAATTCTTCGACATCGGCGAGATCGCCGGATCCGGCGAACCGGCCCCATGCCGTAAGTGCCTCTCGTACCCCTACCCGGACCGCGTCGCCGATCGATGCGTCGGACAGAACCGTGCTGGTAGATCGGGGCGCACTCGATAACGGGGTGGTTGCTCCCGGAATGGTGGTCGCGTTGCCGAGCCCCTCGTCCGATCCCGGTTTCGGTCCCCCGGCCCATGCCACCACCCCGAGCGAGACCGCCAGGCCAGTGACCACGGAAACCGCAATCACCATCCTCCAGGTGGCCACCTCCCCGGTCATGACAGGTCGGCAGTCGCCCGACCAACCACGTCGACGGTGACACTCGGGTCCTGGCCGGCGGTCAGAATGTTCAATAGCGAAAACAGGACTTCTCGCCGGATCTCGACCACGATCTGATCATTCTGAACGGTCAAACCAACGACTACGACGTCCTCCTGAGAGAGAATCGACAAAGCAAGATCCTGAGCCAACGATTCGTCCAGTCGCACCTCGCCGGTTACCCGATACCAATCGACATCGATGCCGTTGGCGCCGGCCACTGCTGCCGAGTCGGCGATGACGGCCAGTTCGGATCGTTCGCTCATCACCCGCCAGAGATCCACGCTTATGCCGCCCAACCCAAGCAACGCCACCGCCAGGCCAAGCACCCAAAGAGTGATCTGCCCGCTTTCTTCTCGTAGGTTCATTCGAAACTCCGGTACCGATCGACCAGTTCCGTATGGGCGACGGTCCAGTAGAACCCACCGAAAGATCGACCGCTTCCTGGCAATGCCACGACAGGTATGGCGACCGTTACTTCGACGCGAACCTCCATGCCCCTGACCAGCGCGTCACATCTCGCTGCCTCCTTCTGGCCAGGCGTCATCGAGTCGGTCACGCACAAGGCGGCAGAAACATCAGCGGCCGGAATGCTGTGATTCACGGCAATCTGATCGACGATCATCCGAATGTGTTCATCGTCCGGGTCAGGCGTGGGATCGGTCACGATGATTCTGGCGGCCTCGGCCGCGGCTAACCGCGCCATGTTCGCCCTGGCCGCCCAGGGGGCCAGCATGAGAACCACAAAGGCCGTCGGAATGAGCAGCAACCCAATTGCGAGTGGCAGTTCGATGGCCGCCACCCCTCGTTCGTCGCGGATCAAGGTGCCACCTCCTTGACGGCACGTGCCGATGCAACAAATGTGTAGTCGGGCACCCACAACGCAATCGAGGGAAACAAAGCAGTCGCGTTTGCGACGACAGTCGGTCCGGTCGGATCAATGAAGCATGTGGCGATAACCCCATCGCCGTAGGACCCGCCCAGCAGTGCGTCGAGTGTCTCTTCGATACTTCTCTCACACATGCCCGGCGCAGCTCCGGCATACGATTCAGCTCGCACACCCTGGTCGAGGGCGGCTCGGACCGCCCCTGCCGCGTACTGGTACAGAACCAGATTGGCGAGCGCGACGAAGAAGATCATGGCGATTCCGACCGCCAGGATCACCGCAGGAGTTGACATCCCACCTTCGTCCGGCACAGGCTTATAGCTGGCCGAACAGCAACGATCGGATTCGTTCGATGACGTCGATGCCGAGCGCCTGTAATCCGGCCCAAATCGCGATAAGAGCGACGATCGCCAACGCGGCGTTGCCGAGCAGTTCGGCCGTGTTCAGACCGCGCTCGTCAGTCCGAATACGACCGATCGCCCTTTCCCAATAGACACCTAGCTGTTCCATATCCTTTTTTCCTTTCCTCAGAACGTTCCAAAAATGATTGACGGCAACGGAGCGGCCACGAAAACCAAAAGCACGGGCGCCAAAATGGCGATGGTCGGGATGAGCATTGCCGCTCGCTGTTTGGTTGCCCGTTGCTTCATCGACTCTCGTCGGCCCTCTCGAACATCCTCAGCAAGAGCCAACAACGCATCACCAAGGTCCGAGCCGCGCTCCTCAGCAGCCGCCAGGAGTGAGTACGTGCGTGCGCAATACGGCTCCGGCGTCAGTCGGGCCGCCCGTTCGAACGCCTCGCTGGCGCCCATCCCGTTTCGGTGGAGCCTGGCCGCCTCGGCAAGCTCGGCGATCACATCCCCGGCTCCTCGATCAACCAACTCTTGAACGGCCTGCGTCACGCCACCTCCTACCCGGATGTGCATGGCGAGTAACTGGTTGATCGTGTAGATCTCGATCCGCATGCGCTCTCGTCGAGCATCGACTGCTCGATCAACTGCCCCTCGATATCGCCCAATCCCGGCAACCAACCCGACCAACGGCAAGGTCAGGACGCCCAGCGTGCCGAGTCCAACCACCTGGCCGATGAGTCCGGCAATCACTCCACCAATCGCGCCGGCCGCCAGCTGCCGAACCCGGAACTGCATGAGTCGGTCAACGTCCCTGACGCCTTCGTATAGGGCTGCCTGCCGTAGCTTGAGGATCATGGCCTCGTCTCCCCCGGAGTCGAGGATCTGGCCGAACCGATTGGCCAACGAGCCCAGAATCGGACCGAATAGCCTGGCGATCGGGTTCGCACCCATCCCTCGGAAATCCGCACCCTCTGCCACGACGTCGGGAGCTCGTCCGAGACTGGTCCGGCTGATCGTCGTATACGGCCGCACTCTCGGCGCAAGCCTCCGCGTCGGACGGACCACAAGAGAAGCAATCCCCGCGACGGCTAGCCCACTGAGCAAGGCAGCGAGGAGCGAGCGACCAACCAGATCGACAATCATCGGGCTTCCTCGAAAATTCGAGCCGACCCACCGAGCACCCGCTCCTCCTGCGGTTCCTTGGACAACAGACTCACCAGCAAGATCCCAAAACCACTCAGCCCGGCGCCGACCATCACGACGAAGAACCCGGCCGCCGAAGCATAAAACTGCCGGTAAGCGGGCGTCATGGCCGTCAACGCAACAAGCACAAACCATGGGAGCACAAACACCACACGTGAGTTGATCTTCTGTTCAATCGCCGCCGTGCGAATGTCTTCGAGCGTCCACCGGTCCCGGGTGGTCGCTTCGGCCAGATCAGTCAGAATCTCGGTGACGATGTTCCCTCCCCGTTCGTGAGCCAGGATCAGCACCTCGATCACCCGGTCAGAAGTCGGGTCGCCGAGTTCCTCTTTCACAGTTTCAAGGGCGGGAACCACCCCAATGGTCCTGGCAAGGAGGTCATACCGGTCGAAGGCTCGGCGCAACGGATCCGGACCCTTCGAGGCGAGAGTTTCCATCGCTCTCGGCAACGACATGCCAGAGGATATCGAGGCGGTTATGTCTCGCAGGCCATCCGGCCAAGCCTCCAA from Acidimicrobiia bacterium carries:
- a CDS encoding type II secretion system F family protein yields the protein MIVDLVGRSLLAALLSGLAVAGIASLVVRPTRRLAPRVRPYTTISRTSLGRAPDVVAEGADFRGMGANPIARLFGPILGSLANRFGQILDSGGDEAMILKLRQAALYEGVRDVDRLMQFRVRQLAAGAIGGVIAGLIGQVVGLGTLGVLTLPLVGLVAGIGRYRGAVDRAVDARRERMRIEIYTINQLLAMHIRVGGGVTQAVQELVDRGAGDVIAELAEAARLHRNGMGASEAFERAARLTPEPYCARTYSLLAAAEERGSDLGDALLALAEDVREGRRESMKQRATKQRAAMLIPTIAILAPVLLVFVAAPLPSIIFGTF
- a CDS encoding type II secretion system F family protein produces the protein MRLLASLMTGVVFLFGVGLLTGTAPRPKVVRKRRPSLTDRQLWLTQAGVDLTPRQFWAASVAVGLLAFLLFLLLTGIPIIAAIPAIGVGMLPRAYFARQRSSRLSEVLEAWPDGLRDITASISSGMSLPRAMETLASKGPDPLRRAFDRYDLLARTIGVVPALETVKEELGDPTSDRVIEVLILAHERGGNIVTEILTDLAEATTRDRWTLEDIRTAAIEQKINSRVVFVLPWFVLVALTAMTPAYRQFYASAAGFFVVMVGAGLSGFGILLVSLLSKEPQEERVLGGSARIFEEAR